Part of the Bacillota bacterium genome is shown below.
GCTGCTCAAGCCAGTCGGAGGTGGCCACAAAAAGAGGAAGGGCCTCGCGCTGCGGGTGAATCCTGCGCTGGGCAACGAACCTCTCGATCCACTGGTCGGCGGTTTCCCCTTCCCTGGTGAAAATTACTTCAATCCCTTCGCATTCTTCCCGCCTCTCCGTTCCCCCCTCCACCTGATGGGCATCAAAAACCAGAATTACCCGGATTCCCGAGAGGGCGTGAAACTCGCTCAAAATCGTGACCAGCCGCTCGCGCGCGTGGGCGAGGTCCTCCTCCTTCAGGAGAGCCAGTTCAGGCCAGGCATTTAAAATATTATAACCGTCCACTAAAAGAGTGCCCTCCAGGATGAAACGCCCTTCCCTTTCAAACAGGTTTCTTCGCGGTCCGCTGGCGCAGGATTTCGTAAAGGAGAATCGATCCTGCCACCGCTGCATTCAGAGACGAGACCTTCCCCCGCATGGGGATCCGGACCAGGCAGTCGCAAACCTTCAAAAGCGAGGGGCCCAAACCTTTTCCCTCCCCTCCGACAACAAGGGCAAGGGGGCCGGTTAAATCTGCCTCGTAACAGTTTAGACTGGCCCCGGGGTCGGCGCCAAACACCCAGAGGCCGGCATCTTTCAAATCGGAAATGCTCTGCTTCAAGTTAACCACCCTGCTGATGAGGAGATGTTCGAGGGCTCCTGCCGAAGCCTTCGCCGCAGCACCGGTCAGCGGCACGGCCCTCCGGGCAGGGATAACAACGCCGTGCACTCCGGCAGCCTCGGCGCTGCGGAGGACCGCCCCAAAGTTCCGGGGGTCCTCCCATCCGGCAAGGATCAGGACGAGGGGATCCTCCCCCAGGGCTGCAGCCCGCGCAAGGATCTCCTCTACGGCAGCGTAGGGTCTCGGGCTGGAGTAAGCCGCCACCCCCTGGTGCACGCCGCCCTTTGTCAGGAAATCTAAAACCTGCCGCTCAACGGTTTGCACCGGAACTCCCTGGCGGCGCGCCTCCGCAACGATCTCCCGAACATTCCCGCGGCTTCCGCGCGCGACGAGAATTTTATTTAAGGGGCGGCCTGCTTTTAACGCCTCCAGAACCGGGTTACGTCCCCAGATCGTCTCTTCCATCATCTGGAACCTCCCGGCACCGGACTTCCCGAGCCCTTCCGCAGGAAAATTCCCCCTCCCAGCAGATCCCTTCAGTCTCGCACGAGGGGCCGGCAAGGGCAAAGAGCACCGGCGCCACCCGGCGCACCTCCTCCCGCATCTTCAGCGCCAGGGCGCGGATTTCCCACTGGGCGCGCATGCAGCACCGGAGGCGGAAAAAATTAAACAGGGAACGGGCGTTGAAGGTGCAGACCAGCTTTGTCTCGACGGCATTGGGAAGCAGGTAGCGGGCATCCTCGCGGGGCACTTTTTTTGCCAGCTCCCGGTAAGCGGCCTGGATTTCCTCCATCTTTGCCCGGAACAGGGCAAGGGCTTCCGGGTCGGCAGCAATTGTGGGAGGAACGATATACGAAAAATTCTGCTCATCCACGTAGCGCTGGGACTTCTGGGAATAAGAAGCAATCCGGTGGCGTACCAGCTGGTGGGAAAGAGCCCTGCTGACGCCCTCGATGGCAAA
Proteins encoded:
- a CDS encoding FAD-dependent thymidylate synthase, whose amino-acid sequence is MKVELLSYTPEPEATVAAAARLCYTARGAAELKENLSRAEVVSLLRKLVAVGHLSPAEHASFTFAIEGVSRALSHQLVRHRIASYSQKSQRYVDEQNFSYIVPPTIAADPEALALFRAKMEEIQAAYRELAKKVPREDARYLLPNAVETKLVCTFNARSLFNFFRLRCCMRAQWEIRALALKMREEVRRVAPVLFALAGPSCETEGICWEGEFSCGRAREVRCREVPDDGRDDLGT
- the rlmB gene encoding 23S rRNA (guanosine(2251)-2'-O)-methyltransferase RlmB, producing MEETIWGRNPVLEALKAGRPLNKILVARGSRGNVREIVAEARRQGVPVQTVERQVLDFLTKGGVHQGVAAYSSPRPYAAVEEILARAAALGEDPLVLILAGWEDPRNFGAVLRSAEAAGVHGVVIPARRAVPLTGAAAKASAGALEHLLISRVVNLKQSISDLKDAGLWVFGADPGASLNCYEADLTGPLALVVGGEGKGLGPSLLKVCDCLVRIPMRGKVSSLNAAVAGSILLYEILRQRTAKKPV
- a CDS encoding NYN domain-containing protein — protein: MDGYNILNAWPELALLKEEDLAHARERLVTILSEFHALSGIRVILVFDAHQVEGGTERREECEGIEVIFTREGETADQWIERFVAQRRIHPQREALPLFVATSDWLEQRIVSAQGACRITPSELRREIQRLKKERKELLRESFDCVPLDNHLPEQMKRIFEGWRRRKFKE